The Camelus dromedarius isolate mCamDro1 chromosome 1, mCamDro1.pat, whole genome shotgun sequence genome has a window encoding:
- the IDUA gene encoding alpha-L-iduronidase isoform X9, whose protein sequence is MRQACPHWKPSDPLPAHLPVLLTSQDPKPELTAGCCIALSSRRGALLVPLPGLGLTTEHQLPGPAPNTRGSAGHGLSYNFTHLDRYLDLLRENQLLPGFELMGSPSGHFIDFEDKQQVFEWKNLVSLLARRYIARYGLKHVSKWNFETWNEPDHHDFDNVSMTLQGFLNYYDACSEGLRAASPALRLGGPGDSFHPPPGSPLCWGLLGHCHNGTNFFTGEVGVRLDYISLHKKGAGSSIRILEQEVAVVGQIQRLFPKFTDTPIYNDEADPLVGWSLPQPWRADVTYAAMVVKVIAQHQNLLVANTSSAVRYALLSNDNAFLSYHPHPFSQRTLTARFQVNNTRPPHVQLLRKPVLTAMALLALLDGEQLWAEVSQAGMVLDSNHTVGVLASTHRPTGPADTWRATVLVYASNDTHAHANRSVTLTLRLHGVPPGPASGSAGLVFVTFYMDNWSCSPHREWQRLGRPVFPSVEQFQRMRAAEDPVAVTPRPFPTSGQLTLSPELPLPSLLLVHVCARPQEPPGQVTRLRALPLTRGQLLLVWSDVRVGSKCLWTYEIQFSPDGGAYAPISRKPSTFNLFVFSPDGAVVSGSYRVRAVDYWARPGPFSSSVQYLEVPAP, encoded by the exons ATGCGCCAGGCTTGTCCTCACTGGAAGCCCTCAGACCCCCTACCAGCCCACCTGCCTGTGCTCCTCACCAGCCAAGACCCGAAGCCTGAGCTCACCGCTGGCTGCTGCATCGCCCTCAGCTCCAGGCGGGGTGCTCTGCTCGTCCCGCTCCCTGGCCTAGGCCTGACCACCGAGCACCAGcttcctggcccagcccccaacACCAG GGGGTCAGCTGGGCATGGCCTGAGCTACAACTTCACTCACCTGGACCGGTACCTGGACCTTCTCAGGGAGAACCAGCTCCTCCCGG GCTTTGAGCTGATGGGCAGCCCCTCCGGACACTTCATTGACTTTGAGGACAAGCAGCAGGTGTTTGAGTGGAAGAACCTGGTCTCCCTCCTGGCCAGGAGATACATCG CTAGGTATGGACTCAAGCATGTTTCCAAGTGGAATTTTGAGACATGGAATGAGCCGGACCACCACGACTTTGACAACGTCTCCATGACTTTGCAAG GCTTCTTGAACTACTACGATGCCTGCTCTGAGGGTCTGCGTGCTGCCAGCCCGGCTCTGCGCCTGGGTGGCCCTGGGGACTCCTTCCACCCACCACCGGGCTCCCCACTGTGCTGGGGCCTCCTGGGACACTGTCACAATGGCACAAACTTCTTCACCGGGGAGGTGGGCGTGCGGCTGGACTACATCTCCCTCCACAAGAAG GGCGCAGGCAGCTCCATCCGCatcctggagcaggaggtggcaGTCGTGGGGCAGATACAGCGGCTCTTCCCCAAGTTCACTGACACCCCCATTTACAATGATGAGGCGGACCCACTGGTGGGCTGGTCCCTGCCGCAGCCCTGGAGGGCCGACGTGACCTACGCTGCCATGGTCGTGAAG GTCATCGCGCAGCACCAGAACCTGCTGGTGGCCAACACCAGCTCCGCCGTGCGCTACGCGCTCCTGAGCAATGACAACGCCTTCCTGAGTTACCACCCGCACCCCTTCTCACAGCGCACGCTCACCGCACGCTTCCAGGTCAACAACACGCGCCCACCGCACGTGCAGCTGCTGCGCAAGCCAGTGCTCACAGCCATGGCACTGCTGGCCCTGCTTG ACGGCGAGCAGCTCTGGGCCGAGGTGTCTCAGGCCGGGATGGTGCTGGACAGCAACCACACGGTGGGCGTCCTGGCCAGCACTCACCGCCCAACTGGCCCCGCTGACACCTGGCGTGCCACGGTATTGGTCTATGCGAGCAATGACACCCATGCCCACGCCAACCGCAGCGTCACCTTGACGCTGCGCCTGCACGGGGTGCCCCCCGGCCCAG CATCTGGCTCTGCAGGGCTCGTCTTTGTAACATTCTACATGGACAACTGGTCCTGCAGCCCCCACCGCGAGTGGCAGCGCCTCGGCAGGCCGGTCTTCCCCTCTGTGGAGCAGTTCCAGCGCATGCGCGCGGCTGAG GACCCGGTGGCCGTGACGCCGCGCCCCTTCCCCACCAGTGGCCAGCTGACCCTGAGTCCCGAGCTTCCCCTGCCCTCACTCCTGCTGGTGCACGTGTGTGCGCGCCCTCAGGAGCCCCCAGGCCAG GTGACTCGGCTCCGTGCTCTGCCCTTGACCCGTGGGCAGCTGCTTTTGGTCTGGTCGGATGTGCGTGTGGGCTCCAA GTGCCTGTGGACCTATGAGATCCAGTTCTCCCCGGATGGTGGGGCCTACGCGCCCATCAGCAGGAAGCCTTCGACCTTTAACCTCTTCGTGTTCAGCCCAG ACGGGGCTGTCGTCTCTGGCTCCTACCGGGTTCGTGCGGTGGACTACTGGGCCCGGCCAGGCCCCTTCTCGAGTTCTGTGCAGTATCTGGAGGTCCCGGCACCCTGA
- the IDUA gene encoding alpha-L-iduronidase isoform X3: MTSAGTSSSTWPTWVLSLTVASSRFGPTGCWTSSRPGLLMRQACPHWKPSDPLPAHLPVLLTSQDPKPELTAGCCIALSSRRGALLVPLPGLGLTTEHQLPGPAPNTRGSAGHGLSYNFTHLDRYLDLLRENQLLPGFELMGSPSGHFIDFEDKQQVFEWKNLVSLLARRYIARYGLKHVSKWNFETWNEPDHHDFDNVSMTLQGFLNYYDACSEGLRAASPALRLGGPGDSFHPPPGSPLCWGLLGHCHNGTNFFTGEVGVRLDYISLHKKGAGSSIRILEQEVAVVGQIQRLFPKFTDTPIYNDEADPLVGWSLPQPWRADVTYAAMVVKVIAQHQNLLVANTSSAVRYALLSNDNAFLSYHPHPFSQRTLTARFQVNNTRPPHVQLLRKPVLTAMALLALLDGEQLWAEVSQAGMVLDSNHTVGVLASTHRPTGPADTWRATVLVYASNDTHAHANRSVTLTLRLHGVPPGPGLVFVTFYMDNWSCSPHREWQRLGRPVFPSVEQFQRMRAAEDPVAVTPRPFPTSGQLTLSPELPLPSLLLVHVCARPQEPPGQVTRLRALPLTRGQLLLVWSDVRVGSKCLWTYEIQFSPDGGAYAPISRKPSTFNLFVFSPDGAVVSGSYRVRAVDYWARPGPFSSSVQYLEVPAP, translated from the exons ATGACCTCAGCTGGGACCAGCAGCTCAACCTGGCCTACGTGGGTGCTGTCCCTCACGGTGGCATCCAGCAGGTTCGGACCCACTGGATGCTGGACCTCGTCACGGCCAG GTCTGTTGATGCGCCAGGCTTGTCCTCACTGGAAGCCCTCAGACCCCCTACCAGCCCACCTGCCTGTGCTCCTCACCAGCCAAGACCCGAAGCCTGAGCTCACCGCTGGCTGCTGCATCGCCCTCAGCTCCAGGCGGGGTGCTCTGCTCGTCCCGCTCCCTGGCCTAGGCCTGACCACCGAGCACCAGcttcctggcccagcccccaacACCAG GGGGTCAGCTGGGCATGGCCTGAGCTACAACTTCACTCACCTGGACCGGTACCTGGACCTTCTCAGGGAGAACCAGCTCCTCCCGG GCTTTGAGCTGATGGGCAGCCCCTCCGGACACTTCATTGACTTTGAGGACAAGCAGCAGGTGTTTGAGTGGAAGAACCTGGTCTCCCTCCTGGCCAGGAGATACATCG CTAGGTATGGACTCAAGCATGTTTCCAAGTGGAATTTTGAGACATGGAATGAGCCGGACCACCACGACTTTGACAACGTCTCCATGACTTTGCAAG GCTTCTTGAACTACTACGATGCCTGCTCTGAGGGTCTGCGTGCTGCCAGCCCGGCTCTGCGCCTGGGTGGCCCTGGGGACTCCTTCCACCCACCACCGGGCTCCCCACTGTGCTGGGGCCTCCTGGGACACTGTCACAATGGCACAAACTTCTTCACCGGGGAGGTGGGCGTGCGGCTGGACTACATCTCCCTCCACAAGAAG GGCGCAGGCAGCTCCATCCGCatcctggagcaggaggtggcaGTCGTGGGGCAGATACAGCGGCTCTTCCCCAAGTTCACTGACACCCCCATTTACAATGATGAGGCGGACCCACTGGTGGGCTGGTCCCTGCCGCAGCCCTGGAGGGCCGACGTGACCTACGCTGCCATGGTCGTGAAG GTCATCGCGCAGCACCAGAACCTGCTGGTGGCCAACACCAGCTCCGCCGTGCGCTACGCGCTCCTGAGCAATGACAACGCCTTCCTGAGTTACCACCCGCACCCCTTCTCACAGCGCACGCTCACCGCACGCTTCCAGGTCAACAACACGCGCCCACCGCACGTGCAGCTGCTGCGCAAGCCAGTGCTCACAGCCATGGCACTGCTGGCCCTGCTTG ACGGCGAGCAGCTCTGGGCCGAGGTGTCTCAGGCCGGGATGGTGCTGGACAGCAACCACACGGTGGGCGTCCTGGCCAGCACTCACCGCCCAACTGGCCCCGCTGACACCTGGCGTGCCACGGTATTGGTCTATGCGAGCAATGACACCCATGCCCACGCCAACCGCAGCGTCACCTTGACGCTGCGCCTGCACGGGGTGCCCCCCGGCCCAG GGCTCGTCTTTGTAACATTCTACATGGACAACTGGTCCTGCAGCCCCCACCGCGAGTGGCAGCGCCTCGGCAGGCCGGTCTTCCCCTCTGTGGAGCAGTTCCAGCGCATGCGCGCGGCTGAG GACCCGGTGGCCGTGACGCCGCGCCCCTTCCCCACCAGTGGCCAGCTGACCCTGAGTCCCGAGCTTCCCCTGCCCTCACTCCTGCTGGTGCACGTGTGTGCGCGCCCTCAGGAGCCCCCAGGCCAG GTGACTCGGCTCCGTGCTCTGCCCTTGACCCGTGGGCAGCTGCTTTTGGTCTGGTCGGATGTGCGTGTGGGCTCCAA GTGCCTGTGGACCTATGAGATCCAGTTCTCCCCGGATGGTGGGGCCTACGCGCCCATCAGCAGGAAGCCTTCGACCTTTAACCTCTTCGTGTTCAGCCCAG ACGGGGCTGTCGTCTCTGGCTCCTACCGGGTTCGTGCGGTGGACTACTGGGCCCGGCCAGGCCCCTTCTCGAGTTCTGTGCAGTATCTGGAGGTCCCGGCACCCTGA
- the IDUA gene encoding alpha-L-iduronidase isoform X6, translating to MTSAGTSSSTWPTWVLSLTVASSRFGPTGCWTSSRPGLLMRQACPHWKPSDPLPAHLPVLLTSQDPKPELTAGCCIALSSRRGALLVPLPGLGLTTEHQLPGPAPNTRGSAGHGLSYNFTHLDRYLDLLRENQLLPGFELMGSPSGHFIDFEDKQQVFEWKNLVSLLARRYIARYGLKHVSKWNFETWNEPDHHDFDNVSMTLQGFLNYYDACSEGLRAASPALRLGGPGDSFHPPPGSPLCWGLLGHCHNGTNFFTGEVGVRLDYISLHKKGAGSSIRILEQEVAVVGQIQRLFPKFTDTPIYNDEADPLVGWSLPQPWRADVTYAAMVVKVIAQHQNLLVANTSSAVRYALLSNDNAFLSYHPHPFSQRTLTARFQVNNTRPPHVQLLRKPVLTAMALLALLDGEQLWAEVSQAGMVLDSNHTVGVLASTHRPTGPADTWRATVLVYASNDTHAHANRSVTLTLRLHGVPPGPGPGGRDAAPLPHQWPADPESRASPALTPAGARVCAPSGAPRPGDSAPCSALDPWAAAFGLVGCACGLQVRACGPMRSSSPRMVGPTRPSAGSLRPLTSSCSAQTGLSSLAPTGFVRWTTGPGQAPSRVLCSIWRSRHPEGHCCPAMSLC from the exons ATGACCTCAGCTGGGACCAGCAGCTCAACCTGGCCTACGTGGGTGCTGTCCCTCACGGTGGCATCCAGCAGGTTCGGACCCACTGGATGCTGGACCTCGTCACGGCCAG GTCTGTTGATGCGCCAGGCTTGTCCTCACTGGAAGCCCTCAGACCCCCTACCAGCCCACCTGCCTGTGCTCCTCACCAGCCAAGACCCGAAGCCTGAGCTCACCGCTGGCTGCTGCATCGCCCTCAGCTCCAGGCGGGGTGCTCTGCTCGTCCCGCTCCCTGGCCTAGGCCTGACCACCGAGCACCAGcttcctggcccagcccccaacACCAG GGGGTCAGCTGGGCATGGCCTGAGCTACAACTTCACTCACCTGGACCGGTACCTGGACCTTCTCAGGGAGAACCAGCTCCTCCCGG GCTTTGAGCTGATGGGCAGCCCCTCCGGACACTTCATTGACTTTGAGGACAAGCAGCAGGTGTTTGAGTGGAAGAACCTGGTCTCCCTCCTGGCCAGGAGATACATCG CTAGGTATGGACTCAAGCATGTTTCCAAGTGGAATTTTGAGACATGGAATGAGCCGGACCACCACGACTTTGACAACGTCTCCATGACTTTGCAAG GCTTCTTGAACTACTACGATGCCTGCTCTGAGGGTCTGCGTGCTGCCAGCCCGGCTCTGCGCCTGGGTGGCCCTGGGGACTCCTTCCACCCACCACCGGGCTCCCCACTGTGCTGGGGCCTCCTGGGACACTGTCACAATGGCACAAACTTCTTCACCGGGGAGGTGGGCGTGCGGCTGGACTACATCTCCCTCCACAAGAAG GGCGCAGGCAGCTCCATCCGCatcctggagcaggaggtggcaGTCGTGGGGCAGATACAGCGGCTCTTCCCCAAGTTCACTGACACCCCCATTTACAATGATGAGGCGGACCCACTGGTGGGCTGGTCCCTGCCGCAGCCCTGGAGGGCCGACGTGACCTACGCTGCCATGGTCGTGAAG GTCATCGCGCAGCACCAGAACCTGCTGGTGGCCAACACCAGCTCCGCCGTGCGCTACGCGCTCCTGAGCAATGACAACGCCTTCCTGAGTTACCACCCGCACCCCTTCTCACAGCGCACGCTCACCGCACGCTTCCAGGTCAACAACACGCGCCCACCGCACGTGCAGCTGCTGCGCAAGCCAGTGCTCACAGCCATGGCACTGCTGGCCCTGCTTG ACGGCGAGCAGCTCTGGGCCGAGGTGTCTCAGGCCGGGATGGTGCTGGACAGCAACCACACGGTGGGCGTCCTGGCCAGCACTCACCGCCCAACTGGCCCCGCTGACACCTGGCGTGCCACGGTATTGGTCTATGCGAGCAATGACACCCATGCCCACGCCAACCGCAGCGTCACCTTGACGCTGCGCCTGCACGGGGTGCCCCCCGGCCCAG GACCCGGTGGCCGTGACGCCGCGCCCCTTCCCCACCAGTGGCCAGCTGACCCTGAGTCCCGAGCTTCCCCTGCCCTCACTCCTGCTGGTGCACGTGTGTGCGCGCCCTCAGGAGCCCCCAGGCCAG GTGACTCGGCTCCGTGCTCTGCCCTTGACCCGTGGGCAGCTGCTTTTGGTCTGGTCGGATGTGCGTGTGGGCTCCAAGTGC GTGCCTGTGGACCTATGAGATCCAGTTCTCCCCGGATGGTGGGGCCTACGCGCCCATCAGCAGGAAGCCTTCGACCTTTAACCTCTTCGTGTTCAGCCCAG ACGGGGCTGTCGTCTCTGGCTCCTACCGGGTTCGTGCGGTGGACTACTGGGCCCGGCCAGGCCCCTTCTCGAGTTCTGTGCAGTATCTGGAGGTCCCGGCACCCTGAGGGCCACTGCTGCCCGGCGATGAGCCTGTGCTGA
- the IDUA gene encoding alpha-L-iduronidase isoform X11 has translation MTSAGTSSSTWPTWVLSLTVASSRFGPTGCWTSSRPGLLMRQACPHWKPSDPLPAHLPVLLTSQDPKPELTAGCCIALSSRRGALLVPLPGLGLTTEHQLPGPAPNTRGSAGHGLSYNFTHLDRYLDLLRENQLLPGFELMGSPSGHFIDFEDKQQVFEWKNLVSLLARRYIARYGLKHVSKWNFETWNEPDHHDFDNVSMTLQGFLNYYDACSEGLRAASPALRLGGPGDSFHPPPGSPLCWGLLGHCHNGTNFFTGEVGVRLDYISLHKKVIAQHQNLLVANTSSAVRYALLSNDNAFLSYHPHPFSQRTLTARFQVNNTRPPHVQLLRKPVLTAMALLALLDGEQLWAEVSQAGMVLDSNHTVGVLASTHRPTGPADTWRATVLVYASNDTHAHANRSVTLTLRLHGVPPGPASGSAGLVFVTFYMDNWSCSPHREWQRLGRPVFPSVEQFQRMRAAEDPVAVTPRPFPTSGQLTLSPELPLPSLLLVHVCARPQEPPGQVTRLRALPLTRGQLLLVWSDVRVGSKCLWTYEIQFSPDGGAYAPISRKPSTFNLFVFSPDGAVVSGSYRVRAVDYWARPGPFSSSVQYLEVPAP, from the exons ATGACCTCAGCTGGGACCAGCAGCTCAACCTGGCCTACGTGGGTGCTGTCCCTCACGGTGGCATCCAGCAGGTTCGGACCCACTGGATGCTGGACCTCGTCACGGCCAG GTCTGTTGATGCGCCAGGCTTGTCCTCACTGGAAGCCCTCAGACCCCCTACCAGCCCACCTGCCTGTGCTCCTCACCAGCCAAGACCCGAAGCCTGAGCTCACCGCTGGCTGCTGCATCGCCCTCAGCTCCAGGCGGGGTGCTCTGCTCGTCCCGCTCCCTGGCCTAGGCCTGACCACCGAGCACCAGcttcctggcccagcccccaacACCAG GGGGTCAGCTGGGCATGGCCTGAGCTACAACTTCACTCACCTGGACCGGTACCTGGACCTTCTCAGGGAGAACCAGCTCCTCCCGG GCTTTGAGCTGATGGGCAGCCCCTCCGGACACTTCATTGACTTTGAGGACAAGCAGCAGGTGTTTGAGTGGAAGAACCTGGTCTCCCTCCTGGCCAGGAGATACATCG CTAGGTATGGACTCAAGCATGTTTCCAAGTGGAATTTTGAGACATGGAATGAGCCGGACCACCACGACTTTGACAACGTCTCCATGACTTTGCAAG GCTTCTTGAACTACTACGATGCCTGCTCTGAGGGTCTGCGTGCTGCCAGCCCGGCTCTGCGCCTGGGTGGCCCTGGGGACTCCTTCCACCCACCACCGGGCTCCCCACTGTGCTGGGGCCTCCTGGGACACTGTCACAATGGCACAAACTTCTTCACCGGGGAGGTGGGCGTGCGGCTGGACTACATCTCCCTCCACAAGAAG GTCATCGCGCAGCACCAGAACCTGCTGGTGGCCAACACCAGCTCCGCCGTGCGCTACGCGCTCCTGAGCAATGACAACGCCTTCCTGAGTTACCACCCGCACCCCTTCTCACAGCGCACGCTCACCGCACGCTTCCAGGTCAACAACACGCGCCCACCGCACGTGCAGCTGCTGCGCAAGCCAGTGCTCACAGCCATGGCACTGCTGGCCCTGCTTG ACGGCGAGCAGCTCTGGGCCGAGGTGTCTCAGGCCGGGATGGTGCTGGACAGCAACCACACGGTGGGCGTCCTGGCCAGCACTCACCGCCCAACTGGCCCCGCTGACACCTGGCGTGCCACGGTATTGGTCTATGCGAGCAATGACACCCATGCCCACGCCAACCGCAGCGTCACCTTGACGCTGCGCCTGCACGGGGTGCCCCCCGGCCCAG CATCTGGCTCTGCAGGGCTCGTCTTTGTAACATTCTACATGGACAACTGGTCCTGCAGCCCCCACCGCGAGTGGCAGCGCCTCGGCAGGCCGGTCTTCCCCTCTGTGGAGCAGTTCCAGCGCATGCGCGCGGCTGAG GACCCGGTGGCCGTGACGCCGCGCCCCTTCCCCACCAGTGGCCAGCTGACCCTGAGTCCCGAGCTTCCCCTGCCCTCACTCCTGCTGGTGCACGTGTGTGCGCGCCCTCAGGAGCCCCCAGGCCAG GTGACTCGGCTCCGTGCTCTGCCCTTGACCCGTGGGCAGCTGCTTTTGGTCTGGTCGGATGTGCGTGTGGGCTCCAA GTGCCTGTGGACCTATGAGATCCAGTTCTCCCCGGATGGTGGGGCCTACGCGCCCATCAGCAGGAAGCCTTCGACCTTTAACCTCTTCGTGTTCAGCCCAG ACGGGGCTGTCGTCTCTGGCTCCTACCGGGTTCGTGCGGTGGACTACTGGGCCCGGCCAGGCCCCTTCTCGAGTTCTGTGCAGTATCTGGAGGTCCCGGCACCCTGA
- the IDUA gene encoding alpha-L-iduronidase isoform X7, with translation MTSAGTSSSTWPTWVLSLTVASSRFGPTGCWTSSRPGLLMRQACPHWKPSDPLPAHLPVLLTSQDPKPELTAGCCIALSSRRGALLVPLPGLGLTTEHQLPGPAPNTRGSAGHGLSYNFTHLDRYLDLLRENQLLPGFELMGSPSGHFIDFEDKQQVFEWKNLVSLLARRYIARYGLKHVSKWNFETWNEPDHHDFDNVSMTLQGFLNYYDACSEGLRAASPALRLGGPGDSFHPPPGSPLCWGLLGHCHNGTNFFTGEVGVRLDYISLHKKADPLVGWSLPQPWRADVTYAAMVVKVIAQHQNLLVANTSSAVRYALLSNDNAFLSYHPHPFSQRTLTARFQVNNTRPPHVQLLRKPVLTAMALLALLDGEQLWAEVSQAGMVLDSNHTVGVLASTHRPTGPADTWRATVLVYASNDTHAHANRSVTLTLRLHGVPPGPASGSAGLVFVTFYMDNWSCSPHREWQRLGRPVFPSVEQFQRMRAAEDPVAVTPRPFPTSGQLTLSPELPLPSLLLVHVCARPQEPPGQVTRLRALPLTRGQLLLVWSDVRVGSKCLWTYEIQFSPDGGAYAPISRKPSTFNLFVFSPDGAVVSGSYRVRAVDYWARPGPFSSSVQYLEVPAP, from the exons ATGACCTCAGCTGGGACCAGCAGCTCAACCTGGCCTACGTGGGTGCTGTCCCTCACGGTGGCATCCAGCAGGTTCGGACCCACTGGATGCTGGACCTCGTCACGGCCAG GTCTGTTGATGCGCCAGGCTTGTCCTCACTGGAAGCCCTCAGACCCCCTACCAGCCCACCTGCCTGTGCTCCTCACCAGCCAAGACCCGAAGCCTGAGCTCACCGCTGGCTGCTGCATCGCCCTCAGCTCCAGGCGGGGTGCTCTGCTCGTCCCGCTCCCTGGCCTAGGCCTGACCACCGAGCACCAGcttcctggcccagcccccaacACCAG GGGGTCAGCTGGGCATGGCCTGAGCTACAACTTCACTCACCTGGACCGGTACCTGGACCTTCTCAGGGAGAACCAGCTCCTCCCGG GCTTTGAGCTGATGGGCAGCCCCTCCGGACACTTCATTGACTTTGAGGACAAGCAGCAGGTGTTTGAGTGGAAGAACCTGGTCTCCCTCCTGGCCAGGAGATACATCG CTAGGTATGGACTCAAGCATGTTTCCAAGTGGAATTTTGAGACATGGAATGAGCCGGACCACCACGACTTTGACAACGTCTCCATGACTTTGCAAG GCTTCTTGAACTACTACGATGCCTGCTCTGAGGGTCTGCGTGCTGCCAGCCCGGCTCTGCGCCTGGGTGGCCCTGGGGACTCCTTCCACCCACCACCGGGCTCCCCACTGTGCTGGGGCCTCCTGGGACACTGTCACAATGGCACAAACTTCTTCACCGGGGAGGTGGGCGTGCGGCTGGACTACATCTCCCTCCACAAGAAG GCGGACCCACTGGTGGGCTGGTCCCTGCCGCAGCCCTGGAGGGCCGACGTGACCTACGCTGCCATGGTCGTGAAG GTCATCGCGCAGCACCAGAACCTGCTGGTGGCCAACACCAGCTCCGCCGTGCGCTACGCGCTCCTGAGCAATGACAACGCCTTCCTGAGTTACCACCCGCACCCCTTCTCACAGCGCACGCTCACCGCACGCTTCCAGGTCAACAACACGCGCCCACCGCACGTGCAGCTGCTGCGCAAGCCAGTGCTCACAGCCATGGCACTGCTGGCCCTGCTTG ACGGCGAGCAGCTCTGGGCCGAGGTGTCTCAGGCCGGGATGGTGCTGGACAGCAACCACACGGTGGGCGTCCTGGCCAGCACTCACCGCCCAACTGGCCCCGCTGACACCTGGCGTGCCACGGTATTGGTCTATGCGAGCAATGACACCCATGCCCACGCCAACCGCAGCGTCACCTTGACGCTGCGCCTGCACGGGGTGCCCCCCGGCCCAG CATCTGGCTCTGCAGGGCTCGTCTTTGTAACATTCTACATGGACAACTGGTCCTGCAGCCCCCACCGCGAGTGGCAGCGCCTCGGCAGGCCGGTCTTCCCCTCTGTGGAGCAGTTCCAGCGCATGCGCGCGGCTGAG GACCCGGTGGCCGTGACGCCGCGCCCCTTCCCCACCAGTGGCCAGCTGACCCTGAGTCCCGAGCTTCCCCTGCCCTCACTCCTGCTGGTGCACGTGTGTGCGCGCCCTCAGGAGCCCCCAGGCCAG GTGACTCGGCTCCGTGCTCTGCCCTTGACCCGTGGGCAGCTGCTTTTGGTCTGGTCGGATGTGCGTGTGGGCTCCAA GTGCCTGTGGACCTATGAGATCCAGTTCTCCCCGGATGGTGGGGCCTACGCGCCCATCAGCAGGAAGCCTTCGACCTTTAACCTCTTCGTGTTCAGCCCAG ACGGGGCTGTCGTCTCTGGCTCCTACCGGGTTCGTGCGGTGGACTACTGGGCCCGGCCAGGCCCCTTCTCGAGTTCTGTGCAGTATCTGGAGGTCCCGGCACCCTGA